The following is a genomic window from Treponema pallidum subsp. pallidum str. Nichols.
CCTGCAATTAAGCAGGCGGTGGCGTGCAGTCATAAAAAGCACATTGGTGTCTTAGCTACACAATGCACGATTACGCATCCGTACACAGCGTGTTTGAGAGCACAGTTTGGTGCAGGGTGTGTGTTTCAGATGCGTGCGGATGCACGCCTTATTGAGTGTCTTGAGCGCGGGTTAATTTTTGAAGTCGAAGACATGCAGCGGGAGGCAGTGGCGCGCTCAGTTATGCCCTTCCAGGAAGCGGGGGTGGATGTGCTCGTGCTCGCGTGCACCCATTTTGTGCACGTGCGTCATCTTTTTCAGGACTGTGTTGGTACCTCGTGTACGGTGGTAGATTCGCTAGAAGGTGTGGTACGCAGGACGTTACGTCTGTGTCCACCGCAATCTCAATTGCGTGGGAACGCCGCCTGTTACGTAACTGGTGCGCGCGATGCAGTGTGCGCGGCACGATACGCACGGTATGCGCAGCACTTTGGATTGCGCTGGGCGGGTTTTTTGGACGTATGAACACGGCACTGGATATCGGGTGCGTGCACTGTGTGTGTTTGTGTGGAGGCGGTAGATAAGAGAGGCTGATAGACAGCGCGGTGCTGCGTGCGTACAATGGGCCATGGGGAAGCCGAGGTTTCGTGCAGTGGCCTTTGACATTGATGGGACACTGTACCCTGGATGGCGCCTTGCACTGCGTGTTATGCCCTTTATGATTCGCAATGCGCGCTTGATGCGTGCGTTCCGTGCGGTGCGTCAGGAGCTACGTCGTGAGCAACGTACGGCACTTATTCCTTTTGAAGACTTTTTTTTTGCGCAAGCTACGCGCATCGCGCCGCGCGTGGGTTTATCTGCAGAAGAAGTGCGAGCCTTCCTCGACACAGCGCTGTATCGGGGGTGGAGGCGTCACTTTTTACATATAAAGCCATTTCCTCACGTGCTTTCCTCGGTGTTGGAGCTGAGGCGGCATGGGCTGAAGATAGCGCTTTTGTCGGATTTTCCTCCGAGTCAGAAAGGCTGTCTATGGGGGGTGCGCGCGTTGTGCGATGTAACGTTGGGCACAGAGGAGATTGGGTCCCTCAAGCCTTCTCCCCGGGCCTTTTACGCGCTGGCGCAGAGACTGAATCTGCGCTGTGAAGAAATTCTTTACGTGGGGAACAGTGTTCATGACGTGGAAGGCGCGCACGCAGCAGGTATGAGGATTGCCTGTGTGCGCAGGCCCTTTACGAGTCTTCGCGTTCGGCGCAGCGCGGACTGGCTCTTTTCCGACTATCGCACATTGTGCGCATATGTGATAGCATGAGCGCCGGCGCAGGGTAGTCTGCCGAACCCCACACGTCCAGCGTGGCGCCCGCGGGTACCCGCTGTGCGTCGCGTGAAGACGAAGGTGAGTGGAGCATGGAGTACTTTCTGACGGTTGTCATTGCCTGCGCGATTTCCCTCGTGATGGTTGCGTTCTCCCGCCAGCTGGACAAGGGTAACCGTTCTCTTGAAAAGGTCAAGCGCTACGCGGACTACATAAAGGAAGATCTTGAGTCATTCAGCGCAGAGAAGATTGCGATGCTCAAGGATGCGGCCATCGAGTTAAATGTAAAGCAAGAGCAGGCGATTGCCTCAGTGAAAAAAATGGATCACCTCTACGACCAGTTTATGAAGAAGTCTACTGCGCTTGCGGCTGCAAACATGGCGGTGGAGAAAATCCACAGGGAGGTTCAGGCATCAGAGAAGGACGTCTGTACACTCAGGGAACAGGTTGCCGTGGCGCAGGGTCTGATTGCTGAGGTTAATAAGGAGTCTTCTTTCGTCGACTCGCTGAGTAAACGCGTTGCGGCTGCAAAGACGCAGCTGCAGCAAGTGTCCGCTGCGATTCCTGATATGCAAAATGCATTTACGCGCGAGAATACCGCGCTTCTCCACCGGGTGCGAGATGGAGTACTTGCAGACGTACATAAGGAATTAGCGGTGTTGCAAACAAGGCTGGAAAAAGCGCAGGGGGAAAGCCAGTCTCTTTTTGAAGTTTCTGCAGTTAAATTGCGTGAGTTGTATGAAGGGGCATTTTCTGAAGCAACTGTGCGTGCACAGGTGCTGGAAGAAAATGGATTCGGTCAGTTGAAAGTACAGGCGGAAAATCGCCTTCTCCAGTTGCAGGAGGAGTTTGAAGGGAGCCTCCTTTCTTTGCAGCAGCACGTTATGCAGCGTGTCGAACAAACGGACCAGCACATCCAGGATTGTGCATCCCAGTGGTCTGTTCGGGCGCAGACATGTGAGTCTGATTTGAGTATACGTCTTGCGGACGTTACGGCGTGTGTGGATGAAAGCGTGGCGCAACTGAAGGAACAGATTACTACACAGGAGCGTGAGGTGCGTGCGCACCTGGAAGGGATCGAACAGTCGCTTTCAGGAGCAGAATCCGGTTTACGCGAGCGCGTGCACAAGAGTGTGACAAGTTTTCACGAAAACTTAAATAAGATTGCAGAGGCTTCTGATGCGCAGTTACAGCAGTACAGGAAGGAGATGGATGGACGCTGTAGCAAGTTTGACAGAGAGCTTGAGGGTATTGATGTCCTTGAGTCTCAGTTGCAGCTTGCGCGTGAGCGTACAGAACAGAAGGTGCGCGAAGAATTTGAAGCGTATGCGCAGGATCGTGAGCGGAAGCAGTTAGCGTTTGAGGCACAGTTGCAGCACAGTATGGATACGGTTGAGCACCGTATGAAGCAGCTGAATGACGAGCTGCGTGAGCTGAAGGCAAGTGCGTATGCAAATGCATCCGAGAAACTGCAGTCGGTGGAGGATAACTTTTTTGAGGTACTTACCAAGCGCAGCGACTCGTTGCACGCGCGCTTTTCCGAGTGGAGTGAAGGGATTGAGGGTCGTTTGACGCAACTTGCTCTAGAGAGTGAGTCTGCGCGAAAGGATCTTGAGGATACGTACCGCAAAGAGTTGCACACGCGGCTCAAGGATTTTGTGGAAGAATACAAGGGGCAGTGTACAAAACTGGGAGAGCAAATCCTCGCGATTGAATCAAACGTGAAGCAGCACATGCGCGCAAACGATGACCTGTTTCAACGGCACACGGAGAAATTTACCATAGATGTCGCGGCCTTGCACGATAAGGCGCATAATCTCATTGAGAGAGAATTGGAAGCAGTGCGGCAACGCCTGCGTGACTCTTTGCATGTTCACTCAAGTATGATTGAAACCGAAGTTCGGGATATGAATGTGCTCGTGCAGGAGATAAAGCAGGAGGCGCAGGGGGGCTGTGGGTCGGTCAAACGGGATATCGAGGCATGGAAGGCACACACCGACAAGCAGTTTGCGGATGCAAAGCAGTTGTTTGAAGGAAAAATTGCGCATTTGGTGAATCTTTCTGAGCGGGCGATTGAAAACCTGAGTGCGCGCTATGATATGCAGTATGAAGATTTTTCTCAGAAGAATGGTGAGTCTTTGCAAAGTCTGCGTGATGAAATAGGCAAGATGTGTGACACGATGCGGACGGTCAAAGAGGAACTGGGTGGCTATGTAAATACTGTGACAGGACAGCTCCATGCAGATGGTCGGCGCGAAAGTGAGGCACTGCACAAGACAGTAAAAGAAGCACGTGCTCAGGTGGACCGCACCTTGCAGGAGACACGAGACCTTGTGCAGGATTTGCGCGCGGAGTTTGGGGAGGCGCAGGTAGGTCTTCTCACTAAATTACAGGGAGAAAGTGACCGCTTTTCGCAAGTGCTGCAGGAGATTGAACGTAAACAGCATGAGTTTATCGGCCAGACTCGTATTTTTGATCGGGCGGACGAGTTGCGGGAGAATCTTGAAAAGGATATCGAGCGGCTGACTGAGACGGTGACCCGTTTCGAAGTGTATCGAGAGGCGATGGATAAGCTTAGTCTCCAGTATGAAAAAGTGAAACACTTTGGAGAGGAGGCGGAGCAGCGTGTTGAGAAGTTTATGCAGGAGCGAAAGAATATTGATCTTTTGGAGGGAGAGTTTTCAAAGCTTGCTGCTCTTTCTGATGCTATGGACAAGAAGATTGTTGAGCTCACGTTAGCGAATGACGATCTGCAGCGCTATCAGGTGCAAATTCGAAAGGTCAAAGAAGGGCTTGGCGATATCAGTACGCGTTATGAGCGTTTGGATAAGAAAGGTGCGGTGTTGGATCAGACGGTGCAGGACGTGGATAGAGCGTTTGAAAACTTGAAGGAACTTGAAAAGACGCTTAAAAATTTTAGGGGAGAATTGGAGACAGTAGATCCTCAATTGCAGCGTGTGCGTGCAGAAATTGCCGTATTGTTGGATAACCAGGAAAAGGCAGAGCGTGTGCGCTCGCGCATAGAGTGCGCAGATGCGCTGCTGGGAGAAATGGAAAGTCGTATTGAAAAGATACAGCATGCGCGTGAGTGGCTTGCGGGTACTGAAACTCGTCTGCAAGAAATTTCTAAGGTGTCTGAGGGGCAGTTGCGCTTGCTGGGTGATTTGATGCGTCAGGATCCAGCAAACAAAATACCCGGTGCGGGAGCGCCGCCCCTGGCTACACGTCAGAATGTGGTGAAGCTGCACAAAAGTGGCTGGTCTGACGACGCTATTGCGCACGCACTGAAGATTTCTAAGGGTGAAGTCCAGCTGATTTTAGAGTTGCCCGATATGGATTCGTTTTGAGATTAATGCAGCGCGCACGCGCGCGTTGGTAAAGAAGAGATGTGATTGACTGGATTGTCTTTTTTGCGCTAGCCTGGGGGCGCGCTCGTGTGTCCTGCGCGCTCAAGGATGAAAACAATGCCCCATCGAACTCTTTTGCAAATCACTACGGCGAACGGTGGCTGGATCCCACCGCTCGCTATCGGCGTCGTATGTCTGATCTTTTACCTTTTTGTTTTTGCGCCTAATCTGCGGGAACAGAAAAGGACGCAGGCTCTTATTAAGAACATAAAAAAGGGTGATCCTGTCGTTACTATCGGCGGTATCCACGGGGTGGTAAGCGTGGTGCGGGAGCACAGCCTTGTCATAAAGGTGAATGAGCATGGCACGCTCGAAGTCAGCCGCAGTGCGATTGCGCGCATAAACGACAGGAGAGGTGTTTCGAATCCTAAGACAGATTGCGATTCGAAGCCCGGCGTGCCCCTGACAGGTGTGGACAAGGAGATCGCCAGGTGAGTAAGAAGGCTCGGTTTGGGGTCGTGCTTGTTGTTCTTGCTGCGTGCTCTGGGTTTTTGTTCCCTACACTCCAGTGGTATTTTCTGACCGACGCACAAACGCGGCAGCGTGCGCTCAGCTCGCGCGAGCAGATAAAAGAGTACGCTGTGCAGAGTGCTGAGCGTGATCTTGCGGATTTAACCCGTCTTGCGCGTGCGGGGTCGGATGAGGATATCTCAGCGCGTTATGCACCGCTTGTTGCCGCTGCGCGCCAGAATCTTTCTTATTCGGGCAGACCGGCCCCTTCTCGCTGGACCGCTGCGGCACTCGTTTCTGCATTCCCCGTAAAAAGCGAGCAGGGTTTTGTTCTTTACGCGCGACCGTTGATGGAGCAGACGTACCGGGAAGCCGTCCTGAAGATGAAAAGGAGACAGGCCCAAGCTGTCAAGCTCGGGCTTGATCTTTCCGGCGGCACTAGCGTGGTGATTAAAGCTGATTTGAGCGAAGTTACCAAGGGAGTTCCGGATGCAGAGCGCGCCGCAATACGCAGCGAAGCGATGGCGCTGGTGCTTAGTACCCTTGAGAATCGTATTAATCGCTTTGGTCTTTCTGAGCCCGTTATTCGGAGGCAAGGGGAAGATCGCGTGTATGTGGAGATTCCTGGTCTTACTGACCGTGACCGTGTTCATTCTATCGTCATGGGTCGTGGTGTCCTGGCGTTTCATCTCGTGGATGATGATGCGACTCAAAAGCTTCTCGATCACTATCGCAATAACCCGCAGGGTACCTTCGACGCTGCGCATCAGTTGCACGATCTGTCTCTGGTTCCTGAGCACACCAGTGTGCTCGGAGTATATCGCAAGGATTCCTACGGACTTGATGTGCGCGACGGGTTTCTGGTTGTTAAGAAGGAGCCTGCGCTTGAAGGAAGACATATTCGTGATGCAACGGTGAGCTCAGGTCGCGCGAACGAGCCGTTGGTGCTGTTTGACCTGGACCATGAAGGAGCGCGTATTTTTTCGGAACTTACCACTAAGGAGATAGGGCGTCGCCTTGCAATTGTCTCTGACGGTAAAATTAGGTCTGCCCCTGCTATCCGGGAGCCGATAACAGCGGGCTCAGGGAGTATCAGTGGATTCAGTGCAGAAGAGGCGCAAAATCTGAAAACCGCGCTGCGCAGCGCCTGGTTAAACGTTGCGCTTGAAATAGAAAATCAGCAGGTTGTCGGGGCGAGTATGGGGGAAGAGAGTATTCGGCAGGGTACGCGCGCGCTGGTGTGGGGGCTGTGCGCGGTGCTCTTATTTATGCTGGTGTGGTATCAAGAAGCGGGCGTAAACGCTTGTGTCGCGCAGCTTTTGAATCTGTATATCATGTTCGGTGTGCTTTCAGCGTTTAATTTGACGCTTACGCTTTCGAGTATCGCGGGGATGATTCTCACTATTGGTATGGCAGTGGATGCGAATGTCGTTGTCTTTGAGCGTATACGGGAAGAACTTGCGCTGGGCAAAAGCCGCGGGGCTGCTGTGTGTAGCGGCTTTGAGCGTGCGTTTTGGGCAATTATGGATTCAAACGTGACGACGTTTATAGCAGCGCTTTTCCTTTCGGTGCTCGGTACCGGTCCTATTAAGGGTTTCGCATACAGTTTGGCTATCGGGGTGGTGTCCTCCGTATTTACGGCATTGTTCGTTTCCCGTCTGATGTTTGACTACGGGACGGAGGTTTTACACAAAAAGACCGTGCGCATTGGATGGAGGATTGCTCGCGTATGAGACAGGTGGTGCGTTTCAGTTTGCTGTTCCTGCCATGCGCGATACTCAGTGTAGTTCTCATTGGTGCGGGAGTGCTCCGTTGGGCATTGTGGGGGATGAGCTTTGGTATCGACTTTCAGTCTGGTTTGATTGAACGGCTGAGGATAGCACCTCCTGCTTTCTCTCTCGTGTACACCGGAACGCAGTCGATGCAGTTTTTTCAGGATGAACAGAAGGTTGTGTTTACTGTCTCTTCGCCTGGGGTGCTCGGTGAGCGTTATGAATTTTTGTATACGGAGTATCCAACCCTTCGTGCCTTCTCCGAGGGAGCAAAGAAGGTGGAGCACCTCAGTGTTACGCTCCATGCCCCTGAGACTGTGTACATGCGTGATACATTCTCCGGGGCGGAGGGCTCCACGTTGTCGAGTGCTTCGTGTTTTGTGCATTACTTCTCGGAGGACGTTCGTGCGCCAGGGGTGGAGGAGTTGCGCCGTGTGCTGAAGGATGTACCGTCTGCGGTGGTACAGCAGGTAGGGGTGCGCGCTGAGCATACCTTTCAAGTTCGCGTTGCAGCTGAAACTGCCTTCCCGTCCTCCCTTTTGCCAGAGCAGGGAGGAACTGCTCTGGCACAGTCCGATGCTCCCGATCTTGTTACCCCTCAAGGTGCGGTGGAAAGCGTGGTGTACGCGGCGCTCGTGCGCGCGTATGGAGCAGATCATGTGGTCCGTTTAGCGATGGATTTTGTCGGATCTCGTTTTTCTCATCTGTTGGTGCGTCAGGCGTTGTTGTTGGTTTTGGGTGCCTTGGTGTTGATTTTTTTATATGTGGCGCTTCGTTTTCGGTGGTTCTTTGCGCTTGGAGCGATAGTCGCGCTCGTGCATGATGCGTGCATTATGGTGTCATTCATGGTGTGGTTTGGTTTGGAGTTTAACTCTGCGAGTATCGCGGCGATTCTGACGATTATCGGGTACTCGATCAACGACACGGTGGTAGTTTTTGATCGGGTGAGACAGACCATTCTCCTGGATCCTATCGCGTCAGTGACGACAGTACTTGACCGATCGCAAACAGACATGCTCACGCGCACTGTAGTGACAACGGTGACGACGCTGCTTGCAGCGCTGATGTTGTATGTGTTTACCGAGGGAGGCAGTCGGGATTTCTCACTCGCGCTAATGGTGGGGATGGTCAGCGGCGTGTACTCGACCATTTACATCGCCGGTGGCTGTATCGCCCTGATCAGCCGGGGGAAGAGCGGAGGTCAGCTGCTCGGACTCTGAAACCCCGCACGCGCGGCTGTGTGTAGGAAAGGAAAGGAGAGAGGGAAGAGAGGGGACTCGGCGCTGCCGACTTTGCTATTTCTTCCTTACAATCGTTTTTCTTTCCCCGCGGGTGTGCAGGCTGCGCGCTTGCCTAAGGTGGAGCCGTTCTTTTTTGTTCTTTTCCAGAAAGTCAAGTGACCTGTTAAAACCTTGCAGAAATTTCTGCATCTCTTCTTCAAACACCACAACCGCGTGCCGGTCAAACCCGGCACCGTCGACGTTTTTGCTTTCTACTACCTGCAGAAATACATCTCCGACCCTATTTTCCTTCACATTGAAAAAGTAGGTCCGATTTTCCGCTTGCACCTCTGTAGTAAACAGCTCACCGCGTATCCCCATGCTGTACCTTCCTTCTGCTTATGAAGTCGTATCCGCACACGAAAGCGCACAGCGATCTGCCTCGCGCACCATGTCCGCGTGCAGCTGCAAAAGCGCAGCTTCCCCCGCCTCGTCATTACCTTTCAGATCCGCAGAAATTCTAAATATTGGTTCTGTCTTTGAACCGCGCATCCACACGAACGCCACCGCTTCTTGGTGCTCGTTGTAAAATTGGATTTTCAATCCTCCGTCAGCCGACCGGCTAAAATCCCCCGCCGCGTCCTGCTGCTCCCTCCCGCGGTACAATATCGGGCGGTACGAACAAATGCCGAAGCGTTTTTTTAACGTGTCTTTCTCCTGCGCCCACCTGCGTTCAAATACCCGCTGATATGCGCTCTTGAGGAGTGCATGGTCAGTCGTTCGTATCTGCAAGAGCGCGCGCGTATCGTGCGTTGGTGTAGTCGTGTACGCAGGTAGGCTGGCAAATAGATCCGATATCGTGAAGGCATGCTGCGCGCGTTCTGTTTGGTGTGAGTGCGCGCACCACCAGGCAAAGAGTCCTGGCTGTTTCCCATCCCCCCGCAGGAGCAAGAGCTTTAAGAGTGCAAAAACAGTATGCAAAGGATCACGTACTGCCGCCGGATGGAGAATGCTGCCCCCGTTTGATCCTTCCCCTAGAATGCGCACGCAGTAGCCTTCTTTCCGTAGAAGGTGTGCCTTCTCAATGAGGTGCGCCTCTCCTACCTCCGTGCGAAAAACGTGCACGTCTAAGAGCTGCGCGATAGCTTCTACACGCAGCGAGGTGGGACCATTGGTAACCAGCGCGATAGGCGGCGCGCGGTGTGGCTGCATACGGAGGTTGCGACTGAGTTCACAGATCTCCGACACAACCGAAAGAGCAAAGACTGCCTGTTCGTGCGGAATGACAGCGCGATTAAGGGTTTGGTCGTAATAGACAATATTTCCCCGATCTCCGTCACAATCTGGCACAAAGCCGAAGGCAATGGAGCGTTCTTCTGGGGATGAACCTCGCGTGGCTGCCTCGGTCAGTGCCTGCGCGCACGCGGTAAGAGAGGACCCTTCAGGAACTATGCGATGGCGAATATC
Proteins encoded in this region:
- the murI gene encoding glutamate racemase, translated to MCVDVCMSLAKSDVEQYGVGSNMRAKLIRAGRVWCQCMRCAGPGDNTVPVKFFKEQARMMSMSDRREQFQYAFLDSGIGGLPYAHALRVRVPEASLVYVADRVYFPYGNKSSAQIIARASAVLQKVQTNFSPHIVVLACNSMSVNALEFLRAQVSVPVVGVVPAIKQAVACSHKKHIGVLATQCTITHPYTACLRAQFGAGCVFQMRADARLIECLERGLIFEVEDMQREAVARSVMPFQEAGVDVLVLACTHFVHVRHLFQDCVGTSCTVVDSLEGVVRRTLRLCPPQSQLRGNAACYVTGARDAVCAARYARYAQHFGLRWAGFLDV
- a CDS encoding HAD family hydrolase, which translates into the protein MGKPRFRAVAFDIDGTLYPGWRLALRVMPFMIRNARLMRAFRAVRQELRREQRTALIPFEDFFFAQATRIAPRVGLSAEEVRAFLDTALYRGWRRHFLHIKPFPHVLSSVLELRRHGLKIALLSDFPPSQKGCLWGVRALCDVTLGTEEIGSLKPSPRAFYALAQRLNLRCEEILYVGNSVHDVEGAHAAGMRIACVRRPFTSLRVRRSADWLFSDYRTLCAYVIA
- a CDS encoding SpiroCoCo family coiled-coil protein; the encoded protein is MEYFLTVVIACAISLVMVAFSRQLDKGNRSLEKVKRYADYIKEDLESFSAEKIAMLKDAAIELNVKQEQAIASVKKMDHLYDQFMKKSTALAAANMAVEKIHREVQASEKDVCTLREQVAVAQGLIAEVNKESSFVDSLSKRVAAAKTQLQQVSAAIPDMQNAFTRENTALLHRVRDGVLADVHKELAVLQTRLEKAQGESQSLFEVSAVKLRELYEGAFSEATVRAQVLEENGFGQLKVQAENRLLQLQEEFEGSLLSLQQHVMQRVEQTDQHIQDCASQWSVRAQTCESDLSIRLADVTACVDESVAQLKEQITTQEREVRAHLEGIEQSLSGAESGLRERVHKSVTSFHENLNKIAEASDAQLQQYRKEMDGRCSKFDRELEGIDVLESQLQLARERTEQKVREEFEAYAQDRERKQLAFEAQLQHSMDTVEHRMKQLNDELRELKASAYANASEKLQSVEDNFFEVLTKRSDSLHARFSEWSEGIEGRLTQLALESESARKDLEDTYRKELHTRLKDFVEEYKGQCTKLGEQILAIESNVKQHMRANDDLFQRHTEKFTIDVAALHDKAHNLIERELEAVRQRLRDSLHVHSSMIETEVRDMNVLVQEIKQEAQGGCGSVKRDIEAWKAHTDKQFADAKQLFEGKIAHLVNLSERAIENLSARYDMQYEDFSQKNGESLQSLRDEIGKMCDTMRTVKEELGGYVNTVTGQLHADGRRESEALHKTVKEARAQVDRTLQETRDLVQDLRAEFGEAQVGLLTKLQGESDRFSQVLQEIERKQHEFIGQTRIFDRADELRENLEKDIERLTETVTRFEVYREAMDKLSLQYEKVKHFGEEAEQRVEKFMQERKNIDLLEGEFSKLAALSDAMDKKIVELTLANDDLQRYQVQIRKVKEGLGDISTRYERLDKKGAVLDQTVQDVDRAFENLKELEKTLKNFRGELETVDPQLQRVRAEIAVLLDNQEKAERVRSRIECADALLGEMESRIEKIQHAREWLAGTETRLQEISKVSEGQLRLLGDLMRQDPANKIPGAGAPPLATRQNVVKLHKSGWSDDAIAHALKISKGEVQLILELPDMDSF
- the secD gene encoding protein translocase subunit SecD, with the translated sequence MSKKARFGVVLVVLAACSGFLFPTLQWYFLTDAQTRQRALSSREQIKEYAVQSAERDLADLTRLARAGSDEDISARYAPLVAAARQNLSYSGRPAPSRWTAAALVSAFPVKSEQGFVLYARPLMEQTYREAVLKMKRRQAQAVKLGLDLSGGTSVVIKADLSEVTKGVPDAERAAIRSEAMALVLSTLENRINRFGLSEPVIRRQGEDRVYVEIPGLTDRDRVHSIVMGRGVLAFHLVDDDATQKLLDHYRNNPQGTFDAAHQLHDLSLVPEHTSVLGVYRKDSYGLDVRDGFLVVKKEPALEGRHIRDATVSSGRANEPLVLFDLDHEGARIFSELTTKEIGRRLAIVSDGKIRSAPAIREPITAGSGSISGFSAEEAQNLKTALRSAWLNVALEIENQQVVGASMGEESIRQGTRALVWGLCAVLLFMLVWYQEAGVNACVAQLLNLYIMFGVLSAFNLTLTLSSIAGMILTIGMAVDANVVVFERIREELALGKSRGAAVCSGFERAFWAIMDSNVTTFIAALFLSVLGTGPIKGFAYSLAIGVVSSVFTALFVSRLMFDYGTEVLHKKTVRIGWRIARV
- the secF gene encoding protein translocase subunit SecF, producing the protein MRQVVRFSLLFLPCAILSVVLIGAGVLRWALWGMSFGIDFQSGLIERLRIAPPAFSLVYTGTQSMQFFQDEQKVVFTVSSPGVLGERYEFLYTEYPTLRAFSEGAKKVEHLSVTLHAPETVYMRDTFSGAEGSTLSSASCFVHYFSEDVRAPGVEELRRVLKDVPSAVVQQVGVRAEHTFQVRVAAETAFPSSLLPEQGGTALAQSDAPDLVTPQGAVESVVYAALVRAYGADHVVRLAMDFVGSRFSHLLVRQALLLVLGALVLIFLYVALRFRWFFALGAIVALVHDACIMVSFMVWFGLEFNSASIAAILTIIGYSINDTVVVFDRVRQTILLDPIASVTTVLDRSQTDMLTRTVVTTVTTLLAALMLYVFTEGGSRDFSLALMVGMVSGVYSTIYIAGGCIALISRGKSGGQLLGL
- a CDS encoding PUR family DNA/RNA-binding protein — translated: MGIRGELFTTEVQAENRTYFFNVKENRVGDVFLQVVESKNVDGAGFDRHAVVVFEEEMQKFLQGFNRSLDFLEKNKKERLHLRQARSLHTRGERKTIVRKK
- a CDS encoding phosphoglucomutase codes for the protein MSLLNSLITSLTLPQPAQPLHLSLTRSPSGWRKVFPYAFTPERTVTLTQKADAVLSAQVALSYARFLKKKVPKPRVVIARDSRPTGEIISSICTAILHLEGCSLRCVGVGPIPEIASYARNYDAFLYISASHNPIEYNGFKFGLNDGGVLSPTQAQQLSEDFVAQCLQPASFQKIREHCATLNASILEPLLYNKTHKQESLHSYDLFIREVIANSPKETEHRAFFHRFTQQRAAYSEQGTPLSILIDFNGSARAASIDRRLLESLGVALFSIAETPGDIRHRIVPEGSSLTACAQALTEAATRGSSPEERSIAFGFVPDCDGDRGNIVYYDQTLNRAVIPHEQAVFALSVVSEICELSRNLRMQPHRAPPIALVTNGPTSLRVEAIAQLLDVHVFRTEVGEAHLIEKAHLLRKEGYCVRILGEGSNGGSILHPAAVRDPLHTVFALLKLLLLRGDGKQPGLFAWWCAHSHQTERAQHAFTISDLFASLPAYTTTPTHDTRALLQIRTTDHALLKSAYQRVFERRWAQEKDTLKKRFGICSYRPILYRGREQQDAAGDFSRSADGGLKIQFYNEHQEAVAFVWMRGSKTEPIFRISADLKGNDEAGEAALLQLHADMVREADRCALSCADTTS